A window of the Cannabis sativa cultivar Pink pepper isolate KNU-18-1 chromosome X, ASM2916894v1, whole genome shotgun sequence genome harbors these coding sequences:
- the LOC115700219 gene encoding probable nucleoredoxin 3 isoform X2 — protein sequence MAALNYQAKSTDMADILSSEGVEFLLSSEGEVPLSSCHGKKICLYFSAYWCRPCKAFTPKLVQLYNSLKNGGKELEIIFISFDRDNTKFEEHFKCMPWLAVPFHLDVHRRLSEKFKVDRIPSLINPLLSSDDNGVSIEEDLIGLIEDYGAEAFPFTRERREELKAIDKAKLHGGKLELLLSHEQRNYLISRDGTQTQVQNLVGKTIGLYFGAHWSPPCRSFTSKLKETYDAVCSSSSSSSSSSFEFEIVFVSTDRDLNEFELNLELMPWLAIPYHDRKARQDLCRIFDVKEIPALVLIGPDGRPVPADGKTVISLYGARAFPFTESRIGEVEAALRKEGEALPGRVKDRKHEHELKLDMARGYVCDCCKGGGRFWAFSCDVCDYDLHPTCVEMDNPTS from the exons ATGGCAGCACTTAACTACCAAGCTAAGTCTACTGATATGGCTGATATCTTATCATCTGAAGGGGTTGAATTCCTTCTGTCAAGTGAAGGAGAG GTACCATTGTCCTCATGCCATGGCAAGAAAATTTGCCTATATTTCTCAGCATATTGGTGTAGGCCTTGCAAAGCTTTCACTCCAAAATTGGTTCAGCTTTACAATTCCCTGAAAAATGGAGGGAAAGAATTAGAGATCATCTTCATCTCTTTCGACCGCGACAACACTAAATTTGAAGAGCATTTCAAGTGTATGCCTTGGTTGGCTGTGCCATTTCATTTAGATGTGCACAGAAGATTAAGTGAGAAATTCAAAGTGGATCGTATTCCATCTCTTATTAATCCATTATTGAGTTCAGATGATAATGGTGTTTCAATTGAAGAGGATCTAATTGGATTGATTGAAGACTATGGTGCTGAAGCGTTTCCATTCACTAGGGAGAGAAGGGAAGAATTAAAGGCCATTGATAAGGCTAAGCTTCATGGAGGTAAATTGGAACTACTTTTGTCACATGAACAACGTAACTATCTTATTTCAAGAGATGGAACTCAG ACTCAGGTCCAAAATCTGGTGGGAAAGACAATTGGGCTATACTTCGGGGCCCACTGGAGCCCACCGTGCAGATCATTTACATCAAAGCTGAAAGAGACATACGACGCCGTTTGcagctcatcatcatcatcgtctTCGTCGTCCTTCGAATTCGAAATCGTGTTCGTCTCCACAGACCGAGACCTGAACGAGTTCGAACTTAATCTCGAGCTGATGCCCTGGCTTGCAATCCCTTACCACGACCGAAAAGCACGGCAAGACCTCTGTCGGATCTTCGACGTGAAGGAGATTCCGGCTCTAGTTCTGATCGGACCCGACGGGAGACCCGTGCCGGCTGATGGGAAGACTGTGATCTCCTTGTACGGAGCTAGGGCTTTCCCGTTCACGGAGTCGAGGATCGGGGAAGTGGAGGCGGCGCTGAGGAAAGAAGGGGAGGCTTTGCCGGGACGTGTAAAAGATCGGAAACATGAGCACGAGCTGAAATTGGATATGGCTAGAGGGTATGTTTGTGATTGTTGTAAAGGAGGAGGGAGATTTTGGGCATTCTCTTGTGATGTTTGTGATTATGATCTTCACCCCACTTGTGTGGAAATGGATAACCCTACCTCTTGA
- the LOC115700219 gene encoding probable nucleoredoxin 3 isoform X1, whose amino-acid sequence MAALNYQAKSTDMADILSSEGVEFLLSSEGEQVPLSSCHGKKICLYFSAYWCRPCKAFTPKLVQLYNSLKNGGKELEIIFISFDRDNTKFEEHFKCMPWLAVPFHLDVHRRLSEKFKVDRIPSLINPLLSSDDNGVSIEEDLIGLIEDYGAEAFPFTRERREELKAIDKAKLHGGKLELLLSHEQRNYLISRDGTQTQVQNLVGKTIGLYFGAHWSPPCRSFTSKLKETYDAVCSSSSSSSSSSFEFEIVFVSTDRDLNEFELNLELMPWLAIPYHDRKARQDLCRIFDVKEIPALVLIGPDGRPVPADGKTVISLYGARAFPFTESRIGEVEAALRKEGEALPGRVKDRKHEHELKLDMARGYVCDCCKGGGRFWAFSCDVCDYDLHPTCVEMDNPTS is encoded by the exons ATGGCAGCACTTAACTACCAAGCTAAGTCTACTGATATGGCTGATATCTTATCATCTGAAGGGGTTGAATTCCTTCTGTCAAGTGAAGGAGAG CAGGTACCATTGTCCTCATGCCATGGCAAGAAAATTTGCCTATATTTCTCAGCATATTGGTGTAGGCCTTGCAAAGCTTTCACTCCAAAATTGGTTCAGCTTTACAATTCCCTGAAAAATGGAGGGAAAGAATTAGAGATCATCTTCATCTCTTTCGACCGCGACAACACTAAATTTGAAGAGCATTTCAAGTGTATGCCTTGGTTGGCTGTGCCATTTCATTTAGATGTGCACAGAAGATTAAGTGAGAAATTCAAAGTGGATCGTATTCCATCTCTTATTAATCCATTATTGAGTTCAGATGATAATGGTGTTTCAATTGAAGAGGATCTAATTGGATTGATTGAAGACTATGGTGCTGAAGCGTTTCCATTCACTAGGGAGAGAAGGGAAGAATTAAAGGCCATTGATAAGGCTAAGCTTCATGGAGGTAAATTGGAACTACTTTTGTCACATGAACAACGTAACTATCTTATTTCAAGAGATGGAACTCAG ACTCAGGTCCAAAATCTGGTGGGAAAGACAATTGGGCTATACTTCGGGGCCCACTGGAGCCCACCGTGCAGATCATTTACATCAAAGCTGAAAGAGACATACGACGCCGTTTGcagctcatcatcatcatcgtctTCGTCGTCCTTCGAATTCGAAATCGTGTTCGTCTCCACAGACCGAGACCTGAACGAGTTCGAACTTAATCTCGAGCTGATGCCCTGGCTTGCAATCCCTTACCACGACCGAAAAGCACGGCAAGACCTCTGTCGGATCTTCGACGTGAAGGAGATTCCGGCTCTAGTTCTGATCGGACCCGACGGGAGACCCGTGCCGGCTGATGGGAAGACTGTGATCTCCTTGTACGGAGCTAGGGCTTTCCCGTTCACGGAGTCGAGGATCGGGGAAGTGGAGGCGGCGCTGAGGAAAGAAGGGGAGGCTTTGCCGGGACGTGTAAAAGATCGGAAACATGAGCACGAGCTGAAATTGGATATGGCTAGAGGGTATGTTTGTGATTGTTGTAAAGGAGGAGGGAGATTTTGGGCATTCTCTTGTGATGTTTGTGATTATGATCTTCACCCCACTTGTGTGGAAATGGATAACCCTACCTCTTGA